The following are from one region of the Sardina pilchardus chromosome 4, fSarPil1.1, whole genome shotgun sequence genome:
- the LOC134077884 gene encoding uncharacterized protein LOC134077884: protein MREAPLWLVLVLCTAPGYNNAFTVSELSMHTLHRNGSVSVTCRHDDSTAEEMDAKLRCGSKIVMCEEKKANCSLTWVDQVSVTFTLWDLQAGAEERLCWCEFGRTEPLPVILVEGTKTKLFPGSRIPFPPPRDTICPTLSTSGPDRSDSRAPTDPLVWVLAGAAALLCLYSFVVTILFLKLKVSRKEVLYDTLTYIPVQARGPRGPVRGPREVNEEYMDMREVQPKTWPRDLNHNSQHSTPANGFHV from the exons ATGCGTTCACCGTGAGCGAGCTGAGCATGCACACTCTGCACAGAAACGGCTCCGTGTCCGTCACGTGTCGCCACGACGACAGCACGGCAGAGGAGATGGACGCCAAGCTGCGGTGCGGCAGCAAAATCGTCATGTGTGAGGAAAAGAAGGCGAACTGCTCTCTGACGTGGGTGGACCAGGTGAGCGTGACCTTCACACTGTGGGACCTCCAGGCTGGTGCAGAGGAGCGACTGTGCTGGTGCGAGTTTGGCAGGACTGAGCCACTTCCTGTCATCCTTGTGGAGGGGACAAAAACCAAGCTCTTCCcag GAAGTAGGATACCTTTCCCACCTCCTCGAGACACCATCTgccccaccctctccacctctgGCCCGGACCGCTCCGATTCCAGAGCCCCCACAGACCCCCTGGTGTGGGTCTTGGCTGGTGCGGCCGCTCTTCTCTGCCTGTACAGCTTTGTGGTGaccatcctcttcctcaaaCTCAAG GTCAGCAGAAAGGAAGTCCTGTATGACACGCTGACATATATTCCAGTGCAG gcTCGAGGCCCAAGAGGCCCAGTGCGGGGCCCGAGAGAGGTGAATGAGGAGTACATGGACATGCGTGAGGTGCAGCCCAAGACTTGGCCCCGAGACCTGAACCACAACTCTCAGCACTCTACCCCAGCCAACGGCTTCCACGTCTAA